In Chroogloeocystis siderophila 5.2 s.c.1, the genomic stretch GGACCAAAAGGGCGTAACGTCCTACTTGAAAAGAAATTTGGTACACCCCAGATTGTTAACGATGGAATTACCGTTGCTAAGGAAATTGAACTTGAAGATCCGCTAGAAAATACTGGTGCGCGCCTAATTCAAGAAGTCGCATCGAAAACAAAGGACGTTGCAGGCGACGGAACAACTACCGCCACCGTTTTAGCCCAAGCAATGATTCGAGAAGGCTTAAAGAACGTTGCAGCCGGTGCAAATCCTGTTGCAGTACGGCGTGGGATGGAAAAAACCATCGATATGTTAGTCGCAGAAATTGCCGCAGCAGCCAAGCCAGTAGAAGGCGGTGCGATCGCGCAAGTCGCAACCGTTTCTGCGGGTAACGATGAGGAAGTCGGCGCCATGATTGCCGAAGCAATGGAGCGCGTGACGAAAGATGGTGTAATTACCGTAGAAGAGTCTAAATCGCTGACGACTGATCTTGAAGTTGTTGAAGGGATGCAACTTGATCGCGGTTACATTTCACCTTACTTCATCACCGACAACGAACGGATGGTTGTCGATTTTGAAAATCCGCGTATTCTAATTACTGACAAAAAAATCAGTACAATTCAAGATTTAATTCCTGTTTTAGAAAAAGTCGCGCGCGCAGGTCAACCGTTATTAATCATCGCAGAAGACGTAGACGGCGAAGCTTTGGCAACCTTGGTCGTGAATAAAGCCAGAGGAGTCCTCAACGTTTGCGCGATCAAAGCCCCTGGATTTGGCGATCGCCGTAAGGAAATGCTACGCGATATCGCGGTTCTCACAGGCGGACAAGTCATTTCCGAGGAAGTTGGACTAAGTTTAGACGATGCTTCCTTAGAGATGATGGGCGTTGCACGCAAAGTCACAATCGATAAAGAAGCAACAACCATCGTTGCTGGTGGCGACAACAAAGACGACGTGCAAAAACGAATCGCGCAAATTCGTCGGCAACTCGAAGAATCTGACTCCGAATATGATAAAGAAAAACTCCAAGAGCGAATTGCGAAACTCGCAGGTGGAGTTGCTGTGATTAAAGTCGGCGCAGCGACAGAAACCGAACTCAAAGATCGCAAACTGCGGATTGAAGACGCGCTGAACGCGACAAAAGCAGCGGTAGAAGAAGGTATTGTTCCAGGCGGCGGTACAATGCTGATTCACCTTTCGACCAAAGTCGAAGACATCAAAAATAGCCTCAACGACGAAGAAAAAATTGGAGCCGATATTGTCAAGCGATCGCTCGAAGCCCCCCTGCGCCAAATGGCGGATAATGCAGGCGTTGAAGGCTCTGTCATCGTCGAAAAAGTTCGCGAAACCGAATTTAATATTGGCTACAACGCTGCAACAGGCGAATTTCAAGACTTAATTGCGGCTGGAATTCTTGACCCTGCGAAAGTTGTACGTTCAGCACTGCAAAATGCTGGTTCAATTGCTGGAATGGTACTCACAACCGAAGCACTCGTTGTAGAAAAACCTGAGAAGAAAGCTGCTGCTGCTCCTGACATGGGCGGTATGGGCGGTATGGGTGGTATGGGCGGTATGGGTGGTATGGGAATGATGTAATTCCACCACTACGATTAAATTAATTGTTAGCAGTTTGTTATTTTCAACAAACTGCTTTTTTTAGCAAAGTAGAAAGTAGCAGATAAGATCGTGCAATAGTAGCTGCTCAACTTAAGAAAACTACTCTTTCATACTATTTGGCAAAAAGCATAAATAATGAATATCTCAATGAGAAATACAATGTAGTTTCTCTTCTGCCCCTCTGCTTCCTTACTTATATCAGCGTTAAATTAAAACAATCTCAACCCTCCTGTTGCATGATCAAAACATCAATTCAATCTTCTGCTTCTGAGATAAAGTCCGCCCGTGAAGATTTCTTCTACGAGCAACCTGGAAGTTTACCAGGGACTTTGAGTATCGAGGAAGATGCACCGCCACCAGTTATTGTGCTAATTGACTATAACGAAACTCATGCTACACGTAAACAAGTAAGTACACCAGAAGAATGCATTCCTTACTTAGATAGTAAGTCAGTTTCCTGGGTTGATGTCCAAGGCTTAGGCAATGAAGATATCTTACAAAGATTAGGTAACGTGTTTAAGCTACATCCATTGCTGTTAGAAGACGTTGTTAATGTTCCGCAACGCCCCAAAGTTGAAGATCATGAAAACCAGTTGGTTATTATTGCACGGATGGTGATTCCTAAAGAACACAAGATTGGTTTTTACAGCGAACAAGTGGGCTTTGTCTTAGGCAAAAATTATTTATTGACAGTCCAGGAAGAACCGGAACATGATTGTTTTGAAACTGTAAGACAACGCATTCGCCAAAATAAAGGTACACTGCGCAAACAACAAGCAGATTATTTACTTTACACGCTCTTAGATTCCATTATTGATGGTTTCTTTCCTGTGTTAGAAGATTATGGCGAAGTCATTGAAGATTTAGAAGAAGAAGTTGTTAGTAAACCAACACGTAAAACGTTAGAAAAAATTTATCGCGTCAGAAGAGATTTGTTAACGCTGCGACGCGCAATTTGGCCGCAGAGAGATGCAATTAATTCGTTAATTCGCGATGGTAGTACACAGATTAGCGAAAGCGTCAGAATTTATTTGCGTGACTGTTATGACCATGCAGTACAGGTTTTAGATATGGTAGAAACTTACCGCGAATTAGCAGCAGGTTTAATGGATGTTTATTTATCTGCTGTCAGTAACCGGATGAATGAAATTATGAAATTGCTCACCGTGATTTCATCCATATTTATTCCGTTAACGTTTATTGCTGGGGTGTACGGGATGAATTTTAATACCGAGCGATCACCCTGGAATATGCCGGAATTAAATTGGTATTGGGGCTATCCGCTATGTTTGATGGCTATGGGCGCGATCGCGGCTTTACTTGTCGTCTTTTTCTGGCGACGCGGCTGGTTTGAGAATTATTCCACAATTGCCGATGATACTAATAACAAAAATTACGGTAGCAAAATAAATCTTCTTTGGCGGCGATCGCGTAGATAACAAATCGCTTCAACGATTACACTAGATCTAGGGAAAGAGTAGGCGTAGCGGTTGCGGAACAGTTCAAAGCAGCTGTTCTGAGGAAAGTCCGGACTCCCGAAAGACCAAACTTGCTGGGTAACGCCCAGTACGAGTGATCGTGAGGATAGTGCCACAGAAACATACCGCCGATGAATGAGGAGCGAGGTACAAATTAAACCCTAGCCCCTAGCCCCTCTTACAGGTAAGGGTGCAAAGGTGCGGTAAGAGCGCACCAGCAGCGTCGAGAGGCGCTGGCTCGGTAAACCCCAGTTGGGAGCAAGGTCGGAGGAACTATGGTTGGTCTTTTACCAGTTCCGCTATTGGAGAACCGCTAGAGGCGTCTGGTAACAGGCGTCCCAGATAGATAACCGCACTTCACTTTTGCCAATGCGCAAGCGTGAATAACAGAATCCGGCTTATGTCCTGCTCTTTCCCCACTTCATCTCCAGTACTAGATAAAGATTTATTTAACAAGGATACGAACAAAGGAAGATGGGAAAATGCAGAGAATCAGTAGAAGATTAATTATGATACGCTATCGTATTCTTTGTCTTACTTATCTCCCTACTGCTGAACCCTAACTCCTAATAATGAGCTTAAGTTACCCACGTCGTCAGAAGCAATTACAAAACCTTGTACAAAAATTGGGGTTACCAACACAAGCACCAGTACAATGGCACCTTTTAGACTTGGCGCTAACGCATTCAAGTGTTTCAGCGCAAGCGAACTACGAACAGTTAGAATTTATTGGCGATGCGGTGGTACGACTTGTTGCAGCCGAAGTGTTGTGGGAAACGTATCCAGAGTGTCCGGTAGGAGAATTTGCGGCAATTCGTTCAGTTTTGGTGAGCGATCGCATTTTGGCAACTTTAGCTGACCAATACGATTTGGGAATGTACTTGTTAGTTGCAGGTAGCGCGACGGGAGATAAAGCTGGAGAAGAATCGCGCTTAGCCGATGCTTTTGAAGCAGTACTCGGAGCTTTGTATCTTAGCACTCATAATTTAGAGTTAGTACGCCCTTGGCTAGACCTTCATTTTAAACAGCTTGCTGCTCAAATTCGCTCAGATCCTGCGCGACTTAACTATAAAGCTGCTTTACAAGAATGGACGCAAGCCCATTATAAAATTTTACCAGAGTACCGCGTACAAGAAATCCCTCATCGCGGCAACATTCACGATCGCTTCATGGCTCAAGTGTGGCTCCAAGGACGCAAATTAGGGCAAGGTACAGGCAGATCGATCAAAGCTGCGGAACAAGCTGCGGCACAGGCTGCGTTTTTAGCACTGAATAGTCAAGCGCCAGAAATGGTTAAGAGCTAGGAAGATGCAAGTGGTCAAACACTTGTGGTTCTTCGCGTACTTGGTGCGAACGAAACGGCGCTAAATCCATCATAGGCATCGTAATTGCAACTGTTGTCCCTTGACCAGCACCTGCACTGTGTAACGTAATACTTCCCCCCATTAACTCGATTAAATTGCGCGAAATTGCTAGTCCTAAACCAGTACCGCCAAATTTGCGCGTTGTTGTGCCATCTACCATCACGAAGGGACGAAATAGTTTGTGTTGTAGCGCTGGATCGATGCCTACGCCTGTATCTTCTACAGTAACAATTACGCGTGATTTACTACTATTAGGCGACGACTCCGTAACAGATTCTAGTCGCGTGCTAATCGTAATTCTACCTTGCTCGGTAAACTTAACCGCATTGCCGATAACATTGAGTAGGACTTGTTTCAGCTTTGCGGGATCGGCTTGTACAGGAATTGGTTCGATTCCTTGAGATGCAACAAGCTGTAAACCTTTTTGTTGAATATGAACAGTTTGGAGATTGATTACCTCTTTGAGCAGTTGCTGTAAATCGGTAGGTTCTAAAACAACTGATAGTTTACCTGCTTCGATTTTGGCAACATCAAGTAAATCATTAATGATACTTAACAGGTGAATTGCGGCTTCATCGGCGCGTTGTAAAAACTCCATCTCCTCTTCGCGATCATCGCAACAGCCATCGCGGATAAGGCGAACACATCCGATAATCGCGTTCAGAGGCGTTCTCAGTTCGTGCGATGTTGTTGCTAAGAACTCACTTTTGAGTTGGTTTGCTACTTGAGCTTCTTCCCAAGCTGTCTCAATTTCTTCTGCTGATGCGGTTAATCGCTCTACCATTCGTTCGAGTGCTTCTGCAAGTTGTTGAAACTCGCGAATTTTGAAGTTATGCGGGACTCGTTCTACAACATGGTGGCTTTGCAGATTTAAAGCATAGTCGCGTAATTTTTCTAAAGGTCGTGCTAAATCGCGTGCTAGATATCGTGTTGCGAGTAAACTAGCAGCCAGTAACCCAATGGTTAGTACAAATAGAATAATTTTAATTTCGCGTAGACCATACAATGCGCTGTCTAAGTGCGTGACAGCTAAAATGGTCCAGTACTGGTTCGGCTCATTTGCAATCGGGCTAGAAATTGCACTATACCCTGCTAGAAATTCAGCGCCATTTTTAGTAAACGATACATTTTGCGTATCTTGAAGTCCAGCGATCGCATTTTCAACAATTCTTTGCAATCGAACTGCATCGGGTTCTTGTTGAATATTTTTTCCAACGCACTCGGCGAGTGGATGTGCCAAAATTGTACCATCTTGCGCGATGACGACAGTATAGCCTGTCAGTGAGCCACGCCGTGTGTGTTCTTGTGATTCTAAGGCTGCTTGAATACTTAGGATGTAGCGCGGCTGACCTGTGGGAGTAAACACCGAAGTGGACAAACGTAAGGACAATTGACCAAGCGAATCGCTACCTGATGTTAAGTTTTGCGCTCCTGTAGGTAAATCAGCAGGTAATAAAGCCGTCACCTTAATTGGGGTATCTAACGGCGATCGCGTTTGGGGAGTAGGTAGTAAAGCCTTTGTGTTAGCCCAAACATTTCCACAAGTACTCGCGATTTGTTTTTGAGATTGTGCTTCTTTTAAGTGGACACACTGAACGTAATCAGGAAGTTGTGACGCTAATTGATCGAGATACTGCTGCTTTTGTGCGGCTGTTCCTGCTTGTAGAATTTGCGTTTGGCTTGCAGTAATTGAGATAGCTTTAAGCGCAGCGATCGCATCTTCAATACTCTCTCCTTTTCTCACCGCGCTTTCAGTGAGGTTTTGGCGTGCCGTTTCCAGTAGGATAGAGCGTGCTTTTCTAAAGGCGACAGCCTCGCCGATGAGTAGTACTGGTACGCTTAATAATAAAATTCGCGACAGCAAAATGCGGCGAAATGATGATTGACCTGGCTTAGCCATAATAATTCTCACTGGGAAGCTGGAAAACCCAACCGCGCAATAACTACCTACAGATCGGCTGAACAAAGCGTGTTTTTATTAGTGTAAAAACATTGTTCTGCGGGAAAAGCATATTTGTACACCACATCAGATGTTTTATCGCATATATTGGCTAAAGCACAATGCTTTACACTATGATGGCTCATCACTCATTCAGCTTTGGCTACACGATCAGAATAAAGTCGATTTTGAACTAACCAATGTATAAATATTAACTTTATATTTGCGGCAAATAGGGAATTTACTCGCGCGAAGAGCCGTTATAACTAACGTAGTAGCAATATGGTAGTAAGGGCAATCGATCATAGTTGCCAAAGCAATTCTTAACTCAGTAGAAGTAATGGCGGATAACAGTCAAAAAAGACCTCACACTACAGTAGTTTTGGCGATGAGTGCGGATGGCAAAATTGCTGATATCAAGCGATCGCCTGCCCGCTTTTCCTCATCAGTCGATCAAGCACATTTAGAAAAGCAACTCGCAACCGCTGATGCAGTACTATTTGGTGCGGGGACTCTCAGAACTTACGGCACCACTATAAGTATTTCGCATCCTCAATTACTCCAACAACGCTTAGAGCAAAATTTACCACCCCAGCCCCTGCAAATCGTCGCTTCTTTATCCGCTGATATCGATCCGCAAATTCGTTTTTTTCGCCAACAAGTCAGCCGCTGGTTACTCACAACAACTCCTGGTGCTCGACACTGGCACGAAGGTGCAGAATTTGAGCGAATTTTGGTTTGCGAAGCGCCTGCGGCAAATGGTATCGATTGGGTCAGCGCGTTACAACAACTTGCCGACTTGGGGATATCGCGTCTAGCAGTAATTGGTGGTGGCGAACTGATCGCTTCACTCATTGCAGACGATTTGATCGACGAATTTTGGCTGACGATCTGTCCGCTGATTTTAGGTGGTGTTCATGCTCCTACCCCCGTCGAAGGAACAGGGTTTCCTTCAGAGCAGTTAGCGCCTCGTTTAGAGCTACTCTCAGCTGAAGTCATCGAGCAAGAAGTCTTTTTACACTATCGACGGCAACGTACAGAAGATTAGATTAACCTATTTAAGAGGGGTCAGAGGTCGGGGATCGGAGATCAGGGAAAGAAATTGTCATTCAACTCATTACCGATATTGAGAATTTACCTCTGAACCGTATAACTGCGCAAAGCGCGACCTCTGACCTCTGAACTTTGAACTCCAAACTTTTATTTAACTAATGGTGGAACAACTCAAACCCCGCTACTTATCTGTTGCTTGGATTAATCATATTGCTGAAGTTCCTCAGACTGAATGGGATGCCCTAGCAATACCGTTAGCGACACCATTTTTTGAGTGGGATTGGCTACACAATCTCGAAAGTTCCGGTAGTGCAGTTGCCCAAGCGGGTTGGTTACCTAATCATTTAACGGTGTGGCGCGATCGCTCGTTGATTGCCGCCGCACCACTGTATCTTAAAGGTCATAGCTACGGTGAATTTGTCTTCGATCACCAATGGGCAGATTTAGCACAACGAATCGGCGTACAATACTATCCTAAACTCTTGGGAATGTCACCTTTTACACCCGCGACAGGCTATCGCTTTTTAATCGCTCCAGGAGAAGATGAAGATGAAATTACTGAGTTGATGGTGCGGGCAATTGACACTTTTTGCGCCAAAAACCGTATTTCTGCTTGTCATTTTCTCTACGTCGAGCCTCAATGGCAAAGTGTTTTAGAACGTCATGGTTTCACAACTTGGATTAACCATAGCTATGTCTGGCAAAATCAAGGTTTTCAAACCTTTGATGATTATTTAGCTGTATTTAATGCAAATCAACGGCGGAATATTAAACGCGAACGCAAAGCTGTCGCAACTAATGGCTTGCGATTGCAGCCACTTACTGGTGATCAAATTCCCAAATCGATGTTTCCGTTGATGTACAATTTTTATGCTGATACCTGCGACAAATTTGGTTGGTGGGGTAGTAAGTACCTGACAAAAAAGTTTTTTGAGCAACTACACGCGAATTATCGGCATCGAGTTGTGTTTTTTGCTGCGTATAGCGATCGCGATCCGCGTCAACCTTTAGGGATGTCGTTTTGTTTAACGAAAGGCGATCGCTTGTACGGGCGCTATTGGGGAAGTTTCCAAGAAATCGATTGCTTGCACTTTGACGCTTGCTACTATGCACCCATTGAGTGGGCAATTTCCCGTGGTATTCAAATCTTTGATCCTGGTGCGGGGGGACGTCACAAAAAACGTCGTGGCTTTCCTGCAAGTCCAAATTACAGTTTGCACCGCTTTTATAATTCTCGTCTTGAGCAAATTTTGTCTTCTTATATCCGCGAGGCAAATGAGTACGAACAACTAGAAATTGAGGCGATTAATGCCGAGTTACCTTACAACCAAGTGCGGGAAGGAGACAAATAAGTATAGCTGCAAAACATAAACCAAATATAAGAAACAGGTGCTTTTTTGCTTTTTTTGAGATTCTCCTTATCTTAATTTTTGCAGTTACTGTTGTGCTAGGTAATCCATTCGTTCCACCTCATGAGGCATCAAGTTCTCAAAGCTTAGAGTTGTGCGTTGACCTGCTCTTAAATCTTCTCTCTGAACTATATTTGGAATATAAGCGTCCTGCTCGCGGATGAAGTTCATCGTAAATGTGTAGGCATCCCTGATATCCTTGGCTTCAAGGGAACGCAGCTGAGACTGAAATTCCAGTGAGACTTCCTCTTCAAAGAAGAGTTTTTCTTGCAAAACACCATTTTGGTATAGCTGGTATTCAAGCGTGCCACAAGTGTCGCTACCCGCGTAGTAAATAGCAGCAGTACCTAGTGACTCGGAAATCCTGCAAGCATCTTCTTCTGTTAAGTCTATTCGCATCGACCGCACATAAAGTTTAAAAACTATACTCCAGGAATGACCCCGCAATTGAAAAACAAAGGTGCTTTCATTGTGAATATCTATTGCGCGCTCATAAGCATCACGTACCCAGACATTCATCTGCCTTAAAGTACTAAAAGCTTGTGCGACTAGTTCAACAGATGCTTGAACTAGGACAAATAGAATATTTCTATCAATTGTTTCCAGCCCTCTAAGTTGCTCTAAAGGAACACCTTCGGCTCTGAGAAAATATATTGGCATTGTTTGAGATCCTGTTATATTAAAGCCTTCTGGAGCACCGTACTCTATTGGTTCTGCCTCCAGAAGTCAAAATTCACCATTCACCGTCTTCAATGCCTTGCCGAATCATTTCTGCATGTTCCCGCATCGCTGCTGCCCCTTCTAACTCTTCTCTAGATTCAAGGATAGCCGCAGCTTTTTGTGCATCCTCAATTGCCTTTTGAGGTTGTCCTCCTAATGCCAGAAGATTACTTCGGTAAAAATAAGCCTGCGCATAGTTAGGATCGATCTGAATTGCCTTAGTGTATTCAGCAATTGCCTCTTGGGACTGACCTTTTCTATCCAATTCACGCCCACGCTGGAAAAATTCTTCGGCTTTAGCCATAGTTCCTAATTCTTGTCCTTGACTACTTGGACTACACAAACCATTTATAATCGTGACCTGTCCTGATGGTTCAACTGTAAGGCAACCTGAATTTTCTTGAGCTTTCGCTACAGAATAAAAAATTGTGGGGCAGACGATAGCCACAGAACATAAGCCGAATATAAAGTAAAGGCGCTTTTTTGTTTTTGATTTCATTTGATATTGTTCCTTATCTTAATTTTTGCAGTTAGTGTTGCGCTAGGTAATCGATGCGTTCTAGCTCACATCAGGCATTAAGTTGTTGGAGATGCTTTTAGAGCCTGCCAATGCTGCCAGGTCCACCGTAACTGGTGGGTAATCTTCCATCCCAAAAATAAACACTGCGATTTAACAATCTAAAGCCACCCATCTGAAGATCGCCCGATTGTGGTGTAACTTCACATGCTATAGAATGCCAAACCCCAATATCTCTACGATTAGCTTCAGCAATTGTTTTTTTACTGATCGTACGCACGTCAGATGTGGTAAGGAAAAAAATTGCTGGATTTTCACCTTCAGCACGCGCAGGACTCCTATCAAGAACATCTAGGAACCCAAGAATTTGATAGTTCTCATAACTCGGAGGCAACAAAGTACCTTTGACTGCCTTTGACTCGTAAAAGACGCTATCTGCGTAGGTTTGAGGGTTAAGAAAAGGAATTATATGAACTACGAGCGGTACTACTCCATCTGGTTCTACATTACGTATACCAGCTTTGGCTTGCCTTAGTGGTGAAGGAAAAAGTCTGTTATTCTGAGGTACTGGATTACCTGCTCTGATCGTATTTAGTGCAAATTCTTCAAATTCTACTCCCACACGAGATAGGGATATGCCTTGGTTAGTAGCAATTTGGTCGAGTCTACTTTTAGTCAATGGTGTCTGGCTAGGATTAGCACAAGTCTGAGCTTGAGCAACACAAGGAGCCATAGCAACTGTAGCAGCTACCCCGAAAGATAGTGCTGCGTTTCGTAGTTGATTCATAATTGGAAACTTAACTGAGACCTGGATGGCTGCAAAATTTTGTTTATACAGTATTATGTGTTTGTTTTTTTACTGCAAACACAATATTTTTACGGTAGTTATAAGCCTGATGCGGGGAAGGTCACAAAAACTGGATAATTATGATTTGTAGCAATAAATAACGATAGAAAACACGGCAGCTCTCAAACTAAAATTTGCTACAGTAAACGGTATCCAGCAATGCTGAGGATGTGACAATGGTAAAACACTTACCTCACCTGCAATCGAGTTCTACACAGAACCTACCACCACTTGAAAGTGGCGATCGCCTCACTCGGTACGAATTTGAGCGGCGCTATCATGCCATGCCACACTTGAAAAAAGCTGAACTGATTGAAGGAGTCGTATACTTGCCATCGCCGCTACGATTTGAACCTCATGCTGAACCGCATGGAAATTTAATCACTTGGCTTGGAGTTTATAAAGCAATGACTCCAGGTGTGCGGATGGGGGATAATCCCACAGTACGGCTTGATTTAGATAATGAACCTCAACCTGATGCTGTACTTTTAATTAATGAAGTTGCAGGAGGGCGATCGCGCTTAAGCGAGGATGGCTATATTGAAGGCGCACCAGAACTCGTCGCAGAAGTTGCTGCTAGTAGTGCAGCTTATGATTTATATGACAAGAAAACCGTTTATCGCCGCAATGGCGTTCAAGAATATATTGTTTGGCAAGTGCTAGACCAAAAATTAGATTGGTTCGTGCTACAGGATGAAGAGTATATCCTACAGGAACCAGATGATGGCATCATCCAAAGTAAGGTATTTCCAGGTCTATGGTTGGCAGTTTTATCACTACTTGAAGGAGATATGGCAACAGTGCTGACAGTAGTGCAGAAGGGATTGCGATCGCCCGAACACGCAGCGTTTGTGGAGCAGTTGAAGCACCCCTCTACCGAGTGTGACCTATGATGGCTCTCACTGCGGTGACTAGAACTTTGGCTTTGAGTTTTGAAGTCATTTAAGCGATTAAAATAGTCTGTTATTAATTTGTTGGCTATATCTGTTTTACCCAAGACATCGGCGTTTTGCATCAGGATTTCTTGCCATTGCCTGCTTGTTTCACAATTGAGTAAAACAGTAGGGGCTATTTGCGTTAGCTGTCGATAGACAGCTTGAGATTCAAGCTCAAGACCTAAAATTAGGTCAGGATTTAAGGTGAGAATTTTCTCTATGCTAGGTTGAGTATGATCGCCAACACTTTCAATACCGGATACGCGATCGCGCAAATATTCGCGCTTTTCTAACCAATCGGGAGAAATAGCAAACTCGACAGGCTCGACTCCAAGTGCTAAAACATTTGCAAAAAATAGCCCCACACCAAATCCTAAATCCTGCAAATCGCTGCTTTGAATTTCATAGCTTGTCCACAGGCTGGCTGCGTTGCGAGGGACATCGGCTAATCTATTGCCCTCTAGTGGACTTCCGCCATCTTCAGTCACTTCAGCATCCGTATGCGCATAGGATGCAATAATGTTCTAACCAGGCGAAATCTCGCCAATGACATCTAACTCAATTCCTCGGCTTCGTTGTTCTCCGACGGCAATGCTGAAATCAGTATTATTAGGGTCAGCTACAGCAATATTGCGCTTGCTCAGGTTGTAAGCAGCTAAATTTGCGGTTAATCTACCGTCAAACTGAGTCCCGCGTTCAGGTGAGAGCAACTCACCATCTACAGTTGTGGCGGAATTGGGCGTAAACGATTGGCTAAAACTAGCATACAAAGACAATGGTTCGAGCGGTTGATACACAACGCCAAGGCGCGGGGTAAAGGCTTGATCTTGCTGCTGTGACTCTACACCGTTGAAGCTAGAGTTTTGATTGATAATATCAAATCGTCCACTGAGCAAAAACTTTAAATTGTTGGTAATTGCGATTTGATCCTGAAGATAGATGCCCAAACTATCTATCTTGTCTTGAAACCGAAATATATCCGTCATATGCGGATACAAAGCATACGTTTGAAACACCATCGCCAAGCCGCGTTTATCCAGCGGGACATCATTTACTTGCTGACCATCAATCAGCAATTCACCAGCAGTGATTTCTTCAAGTCCAGCCATCATACAAAGTACAGTAGATTTGCCACAACCGGATGGACCAACGAAAATGACAAATTCGCGATCGCTAGTTCTAACCCGTCTCGCAAGTTAATCTCGCGCACAAAGCCCTGACCAAGCTTTGATGGATACTTCCAGGTAATGTCATTATCAGCAAGATTTCCACTTTTTTGATCGAGAAGCGTTAATGGAGGATCGCTTTGCTGTATTTCTTGAAATAACTCCCGATACAGCTTGCTGTGAGATCGTTATGGTCATCGGCTTGAGTCAAATCAGCAGTCGAGTAAATGAGCTTGTAGCGCAATTGCAAATAGTTCTTAATGTATTTCACAAAATTTGCATTGATCCAGCCCCTCTCAAAACTCGCGTATTTAGTTAGTACTCCTGTCAGAAGAATTACACTGGTTATAGGGTAAAAAGTTGGTATAAGCAATTAACAAACGATGAATCAAACGATTGAATCTTTAGCAGCAATCGATAACAAACTTTCACAGCGTCACATTGACCTTGATCAATCAGGATACTTCATTATTTATGTGGATCGCGAAGCTCAGTTAATTTGTGCTAAACATTTTACGAACGTGATCGATGAGCGCGGTTTAGCCGTTGACCCCGAAACAGGTAAAGTTATCCCCGCACGCGGTAAAGTTGAACGCACTCACACAACAGTTTATTCTGGTAGAACTGCAAAAGAGCTTTGCGTCAAAATTTTAGAGCAAACTCAGCCTTGTCCAGTGACTCGGTTAGACCATGCAGCTTATCTTGGTCGCGAGTTTGTTCGGGCTGAGAATGCTTTAGTATCTGGGCAAGAATATATTCAGGATTAGTTGATGCTAGCTAACTACCGAACGTATAAGTAGTAAGTTGCCATAGGAATAACT encodes the following:
- a CDS encoding Uma2 family endonuclease, which gives rise to MVKHLPHLQSSSTQNLPPLESGDRLTRYEFERRYHAMPHLKKAELIEGVVYLPSPLRFEPHAEPHGNLITWLGVYKAMTPGVRMGDNPTVRLDLDNEPQPDAVLLINEVAGGRSRLSEDGYIEGAPELVAEVAASSAAYDLYDKKTVYRRNGVQEYIVWQVLDQKLDWFVLQDEEYILQEPDDGIIQSKVFPGLWLAVLSLLEGDMATVLTVVQKGLRSPEHAAFVEQLKHPSTECDL
- a CDS encoding GNAT family N-acetyltransferase; translated protein: MVEQLKPRYLSVAWINHIAEVPQTEWDALAIPLATPFFEWDWLHNLESSGSAVAQAGWLPNHLTVWRDRSLIAAAPLYLKGHSYGEFVFDHQWADLAQRIGVQYYPKLLGMSPFTPATGYRFLIAPGEDEDEITELMVRAIDTFCAKNRISACHFLYVEPQWQSVLERHGFTTWINHSYVWQNQGFQTFDDYLAVFNANQRRNIKRERKAVATNGLRLQPLTGDQIPKSMFPLMYNFYADTCDKFGWWGSKYLTKKFFEQLHANYRHRVVFFAAYSDRDPRQPLGMSFCLTKGDRLYGRYWGSFQEIDCLHFDACYYAPIEWAISRGIQIFDPGAGGRHKKRRGFPASPNYSLHRFYNSRLEQILSSYIREANEYEQLEIEAINAELPYNQVREGDK
- a CDS encoding TonB-dependent siderophore receptor — translated: MMAGLEEITAGELLIDGQQVNDVPLDKRGLAMVFQTYALYPHMTDIFRFQDKIDSLGIYLQDQIAITNNLKFLLSGRFDIINQNSSFNGVESQQQDQAFTPRLGVVYQPLEPLSLYASFSQSFTPNSATTVDGELLSPERGTQFDGRLTANLAAYNLSKRNIAVADPNNTDFSIAVGEQRSRGIELDVIGEISPG
- a CDS encoding tetratricopeptide repeat protein codes for the protein MKSKTKKRLYFIFGLCSVAIVCPTIFYSVAKAQENSGCLTVEPSGQVTIINGLCSPSSQGQELGTMAKAEEFFQRGRELDRKGQSQEAIAEYTKAIQIDPNYAQAYFYRSNLLALGGQPQKAIEDAQKAAAILESREELEGAAAMREHAEMIRQGIEDGEW
- a CDS encoding DUF4346 domain-containing protein → MNQTIESLAAIDNKLSQRHIDLDQSGYFIIYVDREAQLICAKHFTNVIDERGLAVDPETGKVIPARGKVERTHTTVYSGRTAKELCVKILEQTQPCPVTRLDHAAYLGREFVRAENALVSGQEYIQD
- a CDS encoding RibD family protein gives rise to the protein MADNSQKRPHTTVVLAMSADGKIADIKRSPARFSSSVDQAHLEKQLATADAVLFGAGTLRTYGTTISISHPQLLQQRLEQNLPPQPLQIVASLSADIDPQIRFFRQQVSRWLLTTTPGARHWHEGAEFERILVCEAPAANGIDWVSALQQLADLGISRLAVIGGGELIASLIADDLIDEFWLTICPLILGGVHAPTPVEGTGFPSEQLAPRLELLSAEVIEQEVFLHYRRQRTED